The Triticum aestivum cultivar Chinese Spring chromosome 4B, IWGSC CS RefSeq v2.1, whole genome shotgun sequence sequence atataaccttttggttttatagtctcaactttcctacacttcaataccagaaggatttcttggttttatttaatgatcttcttgaatgtcattcacttagaaaggtagtaatacaatctgtgatattaaggcaaattattagtcatattaaagtgcaaaaggccctataggagtcaaagcatgacttttatggttatactgtaatttgcaagatctgagatttatgcaagtgtacaattagagaagagccaattaaatagaatttcacattcagaatagtacgattagcagtagcacttcaattttttcatgtttgatcagcttgctaggtggttatcactaagcatgttggaacgatgagcataacctaacttagttcagtacgtgttgctgcaaattagttcagtacgtacgaagctgttgctaatttcaatgcctggctgttgcaagtttctaatgaaaaagtacttcaggtcaaaggtcagggaatatacacttttgttatcatggttgtttccttatagtgaacaactttgatcaccacttcagcagctactatctataagaagacattagctaagtagatataggcaaagaaagcatgtaggcaaaaccagaattaaaaacatccttctcaatggagctcgtgcagttcggaagaccctaatcatcgatgagggacccctccgatggtagtatggcgtgacaattgccgtcaatgacgacacccaaagtaccttgcataatccatcgatccagttcggaacaatcaagcacataccttgcaaaagtgatgtggatctgaagtagaggtgggaaggtaaaggctcaggtgaggtggaatgagacgttgatatagacgtgcacgcatgagaataaggcggtgcccaggatggatctccatcggaggaggctggatccgctggggaggaggtcgctgtagtacctgccatctgtgcgatggatcacggggctggcaggcagggggaggggataggagggagcgggtgggctagagcgcagatggcgggtgcccccgacgacggctgggaaggatggtggaggaggtggatgagggtggcggcggcggcgtctgcggttgcgcctcgtccgcagccgtgctggtggtggtcgatgcgagagccggatggcgtcggccagaatcaggcaggggcgacaaagatttagaggagagagagaatggaggagatgagcgatgggaggaagggccaccggcgattggggtggcctcagatccgccctccgtggccgcctatttcatgggacgaacacccgtgctcaccgtcgggctcgccttcggccgctgcctcgccgacatTCACGACGTAGAGCCCCTTCCTCCGATCCCATTTGCCAGGGAGGCAGCGCCATCCTTCATCGTAGAGAATGAGTCCACACTGAGATCCCAACCAGATCGTGATTGCGCCTCCCCAAACCGCAGCGGCACATCCCACTCCATCAACGACCAACCTATATGAGGCGGAGGGTCAGTGTAGGACGCGAGCGCCGTCACCATGGACGTGGGGGACGCCGTAGGTgggaaggaggcggcgacggcgtttgTGTCAGCAGATCGCACGACGGTGACGGCGTTTACTCGAGGGGATTGAGAGGAGCTGCGTTTGGTGCCGGGTGGGTTCTTTGGTGCGTGCGTGGGGCTGGAGATTGTGATAGGTGATCAGGTGAGGGCGTGCCATACCTGgatcgatagccttaccatacctgatggtaatttaaatttattaccatattcgatatttcccgagttatggccttaccatacctggattgatagcctttggggtaatttacatttattaccatataattaccatattcaaaatttcctgagttatgaccttaccatacctggattgatatattactatacgtggattaattatgatttattactatatgatttattactatacgtggatagccttaccatacctggtggtaatttaaatttattaccatattcgatatttcccgagttatggccttaccatacctggattgatagcctttggggtaatttaaatttattaccatattcgatatttcccaatttatggccttaccatacctggattgatagcctttggggtaatttaaatttattaccatattcgatatttcccaatttatggccttaccatacctggattgatagcctttggggtaatttaaatttattaccatataattaccatattcaaaatttcctgagttatgaccttaccatacctggattgatttattactatacgtggattaattatgatttattactatacgtggatagccttaccatacctggtggtaatttaaatttattaccatattcgatatttcccgagttatggccttaccatacctggattgatagcctttggggtaatttacatttattaccatataattaccatattcaaaatttcctgagttatgaccttaccatacctggattggtttattactatacgtggattaattatgattgattaccataaatacgttgggtattgccggtcagacgagaaaagagaaaaaccggtgggaggggctggtgggaggtgggacgaagaaaaaccggttgaaaataaaccggttgaaaataaaccggttgaaagtgggggggactattcaaccaattcgtccattaggagtagagatttctgTCAGAGTGCAAGAATAATTTTTTCGATAAAAGCAACGTCCACCGTATGGAGTCACTAGTCAGGTATATGTTTAATAATCCAGTCATTGATAACTTGACTGAGAAGAAAAACAGTATATGATGAGCTCATGATGTTACATGGATGGTTTGGGACAACTGATAGATAGAATTTGGCTAGGATAAGTAAGAAGATTGGCATCAAGTACCAGCTGTGATGAGGATCTGATGGCTTCTGTCAGGGTACAAGAATAAAATTTTCGACATAAAGTAATGTCTCCCATATGGAGTCAGGTATAATTCAACCGTTGGTCTGATGGAAGAAAAAACATACTGGGATTGAAATCTATGCACACACATAAATTTTGATCCCAGTATGTTCTATTTGGTAGAAGAACATAACTGATTTATTAGGAGTAGTGCCTATAAAATGACAAGCTGAATTCAGTTGCTTAAGTTTTActtcctctgtaaacaaatataagagcgtttagataactaaagtagtgatctaaacgctcttatatttctttatggagggaatACATATTAGATTAGTATGAAGAGGCAAAATAAGAAACTGCTAAAATGCATTGACCGAAGTGATAATCAGCATGTCATCCTGAGCATTTAGCTCACTTCAGCCAGCAGTACTATCAGGCTTGGATAAGTAAGGAGGTTGGCATCAAGTACCAGCAGTAACGAAGATCTGATGACTTCTGTCAGAGTGCAAGAATATATTTTTCAACAAAAGCAACATCCCCCATATGGAGTCAGGAATAATTGAGCCGTTCATCTGATGGAAGAATCTTTGAATGTGCTTAGCTTTCAATCCCAGTATGTTTCATTTGGTAGAACATAACTGATTTATCAGGAGTGGTACCTGTAAAATGACAAGATGAATTCATGCTTAAGTTTTCCATGTTATATTACTGATAATAGTGTGAATAGGCAAAATAAGAAGCTGCCAATATGCATTCACTCAAGTGATAATCAGCATCTCATTCTCAGCAACTGAAATAAGTATTATTTGGCTTGCATTAACACACCGCTGAATTCTTTGAACATTTGCACTGCCTCAGATTTGCCAGGACTCTATTTGTTTCTCAACTTTTCTCGTAGCCCAGAATGGATTTATCCAAGTATATTTGAGAAGGACAAATACTACAAATGACAACTCGCACTTGTTATTTATCTTCGAATCATACACCCCAATCCCAACACTGCTAGTGAGACAATACATGGATCAATATTGAATCAAGATGTGTCATCTTGCATTACCTTACATATATATCACCTAGCTTAAGGCCTGGATCAACAATTTGATGTTGTAGATAAGCACATTTTTCTACAGAATTGGTCAAACTTGAATAAATTTGACTTAGGACAAAGCAAGAACTTCaataatttggaatggagggactaAAATTCAGTAGGTAAAGAGATTGTCAGAGTGACCCACTGAAAGTAACAGGGTAGTAAACCAACGTCTCAAGAATAGATTTATGTGGATTATGGGATGCAATCGAGTTCCAACAGGCAACAGCACAGAATTGAGAAAACAGAGGAACATATCCAACCATGCAAACTCAATAATACCACAGAGATAGATAGCAGGATAACATATTGTACAAAGCAGCCCGAGTCTTTCACAACACAATTAACATTTAGGAGTGGTGGCAACACATAACAGAACGTGACTAATTGCCACCAGAAGCTGCTCGGCCAAAAAAATGAAGGGGGCCTCAAGCTTTAGAGGGTCGTGGTACACTCTGCAACTCGACAACCTTCTTCCATGACGGGCGGGCGGAGACCTCATCCCACCATCTGGACAGATTCTTTCTCTCGGTGATCAGACCCGCCTTGCCGGTCTTGCTCACAAGAAGATCAGTGTTGGGCATGTGCACAAGGTCGGCAAGGGTGAACTCGTCGCCGGCGAAATACTGGCTCTCCGCCAGCCGCCGCTCGTACACGTCGAGCACCTTGGCAAGCTTCGCCTCATTCTGCTCGACCACGGCCATGTCGGTGGCCATGCCCATGAGCGGCGCGAAGGTGAGCTGGAATGCGATGGCCAAGCTTGGGGGGTTAAATGCCTGGCCTTCAGACTCTACCCATTGCTCAATGGCGGCACGGCCTACCGCGCCGTCTTCTTTCCGGCCTAGGAGAGTCTGGTTGCCACGGTCGGAGTACTGGTCACAGATGTAACGGCAAATGGCCCTTGACTCTGCCAAAAGATGAACCATACAACTTGTGAACACAAACGACCATTTTACAGATATCTTTCTTTTCTTTCACATTCAGGGGAAAGTCAACCGATCATCCATACATATGAACATGCCAACACTGGAATTTAGCCTCAATTCAGAAACTGGATAATTACTGATAAAATGCATACAGATCTAGGTAAAATTTCCATCTTTATCAACGAATGGCACTTGCAATTGACAGAGAAGCAAAacaagatgtgaagaaactagctGCGGAAGCAGGAGAAGAGGTGGGTACCGACCGAAGACGGTGGTGAGGTGGTCTTTGAAGGCGGGGACCTGGCCGAAGGGCTGGAGCTTGAGGAAGGAGGGGGACTTGTGCTCGCCCTTGGACATGTCCACCGCCTCGAGCTGGAAGGCCACGTCCTTCTCCAGCAGGCACGCCGCCACGCGCGCCACCGCCGGCGAGATCGCCGGCCCGTACACCGTCAccggcgccgccatcgccgctcCTCCAGACCTAGACGGACGGAAAGGGGATAGGAGGTGGGTAGGAGGTGGCGAGTGTCAGATGCTACTGCACAGCAAGAGCGTGAGTCGACTTGCATTTCTGTGTCCCTGATTTCTGACAGATGGGGCAAGGTTGGATTGGATCTTCCCTATGGCAAATTTGTTTCAAAATTTAGAaatttactccctccgtcttagTATAATATAAGtttgtctcataatataagatctagtgtaaaaacgctcttatattatgagaagGAGGAAGTAGTTTGCAATTCTTTGTAAGGACGCTTCGATACAAAgaaattttatactccctccgatctAATAGGCTGCGTCAATTGATTTGGATCAGAGAAAGTATTTCCCTTCGTTTTATAATATAAGATGGTATTATAACCAAAACTCTGTTCATTAACGTAAGATGTTTTGTCACAAATTTGATTCACGGGATTGGAACCTTTGCATTTTTTCTAAGATTACTTTGCACCCTATTTTGGTAAAAATATCCATCCGCTAAACCTCATTGtacaaaaaaaattctacagtGTTAATATTCTTTTATCCAAATTATTGGAGTTTTTCAATTCTATGAATTATACGCTTTTATTTTTCATGTACTTTCAAGTTCATGTGAATCAACAGTTTAGTTCGCTCCTGGAAACCGTTCCAGCAAGGTGTTAGGGATGTGATCTTCTTGTCTTCTCTTAACGCTGGTGACAATGCGAGTCCCTGTCCTCTTCGTCCGCCTCTCTAGCAGCAGGAGCCGAGGGGACCTCAGCAGTTTCACTCCATCGGAAGATAGGATGGGCGTAGTTTTCTTTCAGAGGTGCCCAAATGGTGCGGTCTTCTTGCCGGTCTTGGATCTAGCGAGATTTGTGTCCGGTGGTCGGCGCAAGACACTCAAGCGTAGCGTTGATGTCGATTGTTGCAGTTGTGTTTGGTGTTTTGTACTGGGGTGCATGGATGGTGGTAGGTGGTGGCTTTCCTCTTCTTTAACCACATTAGATGAAGTTGATGTCTCAAGGATCTAATGGACACCGGAAAACCCCTCGTCCAACATACCACAAAGCCTTGGTATCGTCGGTTGCGGAGGTCCGGCTCATCGGCTCGAAAAGCAtcctttcactactagggaaaagcctagcagtatcgctggttttgggcctatcagtagcgcgggcaagcgcgctactgataaggcgctacaactaaagcttagcagtagcgccggcgAGCACGCGCTACTGATATATCTTCTTAGTAGTAACGCGTTCCGTGCcaatcgctactgctaattactagtagcgctttcgataacaatcgctactactattattcctaTTCCATTTCATTTTGATTTTAGGTCGCATTCATACACATGTATACATCTTTTCAtatagtagcaatttagagattgtcttaacatcataatgagttattaaatcactaggtgaaagagccttggattagtttcaagtgcatggattcaaagtaaccaatggtcactttggatccatccatttgaaactaagccatggttctttcacccaatgacataataacttatcatcatcatcataatatatcattgtcatataactcctcataagcatcattttcgtccatgatgagacatcatataacaacttcaTCACTActtattgtaagggcatatttacccctaaggtgttttggtgattgatgacaatgcgtttgtggactaatcgtatgcgttgagcttttcagagattcatcctttggcacgagacgatttcctcccctcggcgtgttattcaagacggtgcagctctttcgtttctatgctggtggactagtttcgtaggagtcactgtACTATCAAGAGGAGATCCGCTTTGGtcaggctagggtggaatcaacacgtacacttcctTATCGCACCCATTGAACCTTCCCGCTTCAATGGAGTACTCTTTCCTCTTTGTGGCTGCTTTGGCtggtcctagcggtagtaccgcgggccagagcggtagtatcGCCCAAgcgcacaagcggtagtaccgcttggagccttCCGTTGTAGTACTGCTGCGGCTCCGCGCCCCTACCACCTCGACTCGAGGGCtccttttctcgtgtcgggttttgcagcactagctgcggcagtagaggcggtagtaccgcccttaccaccgcggtagtaccgctcagggtcCAGGTCCTTGCTCCTTCTCTTTGCGCGGCAGTACCACTGAGTGGGACGAtagtaccgctggctcagcggtagtaccgctctccgcgGGGCTGCTAAGGGGGGTAACTGTTgcattgttccccccactatataaggggttcttcttccccaaagttgacctacctattcccccaaaagctccattgttgctccaagctccattttcgcccgatctctctccctagccaatcaaacttgttgatttgctcgggattgggtgagaaggccccgatctacacttccaccaagagaaatttgattcccccactaatccctagcggatcttgttactcttaggtgtttgagcaccctagacggttgaggtcaccgtggagccacagtccattgtggtgaagcttcgtggtgtcattgggagcctccaattaagttgtggagattgccccaaccttgtttctaaaggttcggtcaccgccttcaggggcaccaatagtggaatcagggcatctcgcattgtgtgagggcgtgaggagattacggtggccctagtggcttcttggggagcattgtgcctccacaccactctaacggagacgtacttcccctcaaaaggaaggaactttggtaacacatcctcgtctccaccggctccactcttgattACCTCGTGCCTTTACTTGCGCAATCTTATTTGttttgtatcccttgcttgcttatgtgctagtctttgttgcatcatataggttgctcacctagttgcatatctagacatcctactttgatgcaaagtttaatttggtaaagaaaagtattaaaattgttagttgcctattcacccccctctagtcaactatatcgatactttcaattggtatcagagcctcatctcttttttaaggactttgtcgtccgaagagtatggttgacaccatagatagtgtggaggagcactccggtgtgaatcctacctcgtctacggccgatgggggaaccgcggtctctcatgaggaattcaatgtggctttagacacattgaaaaactccatgacgaccgaggttgaaagcatgtttactaaattcctagaaggacttaaactgtctaccttgccgatgaaagtgggtgatcccactaacaaggtgacgtatgctacctccgacaagggggaatctaatagtgaaaagggtccctctactagtggtagaaatggcaccggcatctttgcccatgtggaacctccaacttatggaggaccgattccctctactcatttaaatcatgccggtcctcctcctaagattgtgaaaaatgaggattttgattcttgggtgtatctcttcaagcgtcatttaaatcatgtgaatactaatctttggagaatcattgaagaaggtttctatccacatgaccgaagcaacttcacccctagagaagccgtggataatcaattcaatgagaatgctctcttcatcatccaagatgcaattctccccgaagatctccctcgTCTTCGACCCTACaccatggccaaagacgcatgtcattgcattgtgtctctctatcggggaagcacaagcattcaacgctccaactatgaagtggtgcaagatgaagccggtgagtttgcaatgaaggaagatgaagaacctcgtgagctctttcggagagtaaccaaactcacggtctcactctgagatcatgggagtaaggacacggatgacaattaattggatcaagcgcaagttc is a genomic window containing:
- the LOC123093641 gene encoding glutathione S-transferase F11, encoding MAAPVTVYGPAISPAVARVAACLLEKDVAFQLEAVDMSKGEHKSPSFLKLQPFGQVPAFKDHLTTVFESRAICRYICDQYSDRGNQTLLGRKEDGAVGRAAIEQWVESEGQAFNPPSLAIAFQLTFAPLMGMATDMAVVEQNEAKLAKVLDVYERRLAESQYFAGDEFTLADLVHMPNTDLLVSKTGKAGLITERKNLSRWWDEVSARPSWKKVVELQSVPRPSKA